A window of Tripterygium wilfordii isolate XIE 37 chromosome 7, ASM1340144v1, whole genome shotgun sequence contains these coding sequences:
- the LOC120002582 gene encoding zinc finger MYM-type protein 1-like has translation MKLDVLISNGDQINLSWPTIRGLKAEVKTDDFNKVDSEPLHPAFTVNGFNSWKRVNNGAKCVFLAHMGGPTSPHNNAVRNVEALKNISRHIDKVMNVQSLENVKKNRLCLKTTIDSVRWLTLQGCALRGHDESLTSKNRGNLVELISLLGKLNVEIDDVVLEKAPGNAKYTSHLIQKDILHILSTKVRNKIREEVGNARFCIDEAKDVSNREQMAIILRFVDIHGYLQERFFEIVHVEDTCALTLKNQMSQVLTRHNLHIKDLRGQGYDGASNMRGAWNGLQALFRSDFAAAEKEISVWLFFSKLTCIVNLVSASPKRHIELRSTQASEIECDIASGERETGKGANQIGTLHRAGTTRWSSHFDSICSLIDMYGATIIVLRSLVKEGATNKICGEAGGCLMSMKSFDFIFILHLMHKIMGISDMLCRTLQQKSLDILNAMNLVSTTKELLRTLREEGFDHLLGHVKSICLKFDIDIPDMSTRYKEATGCYCQQNDDITVQHHYCIDIFKATVDYILDELRIRFNEESMELLMLSSALDPRDNFKELCRGLVETNKAGSYNLIDRLIRLILTLPVSTATTERAFSAMKFIKSDLRNKMENEYLNDSLVVFIEREIAETINTDSIIDTFASSKDRRVLFS, from the exons ATGAAGTTAGACGTGCTTATATCAAATGGGGACCAAATCAACCTGTCTTGGCCAACTATCCGAGGACTAAAAGCGGAGGTCAAAACCGATGATTTCAACAAAGTTG ATAGCGAACCTCTACATCCTGCTTTTACCGTTAATGGTTTCAATAGTTGGAAGAGAGTGAACAATGGGGCCAAATGTGTATTCTTAGCACATATGGGAGGTCCTACTTCCCCACACAATAATGCAGTGAGAAATGTTGAGGCATTGAAGAATATATCTCGGCACATCGATAAAGTCATGAATGTTCAAAGTTTGGAAAATGTTAAGAAAAATCGGTTATGTCTTAAGACTACCATTGATAGTGTTCGGTGGCTTACTTTACAAGGATGCGCTTTGAGAGGTCATGATGAATCTTTAACATCAAAGAACCGTGGTAATCTAGTTGAGTTGATTAGTTTGTTGGGAAAGTTGAATGTTGAGATTGATGATGTTGTCTTAGAAAAGGCCCCAGGGAATGCAAAATATACGTCTCACTTGATCCAAAAGGATATTTTGCATATCCTATCCACAAAAGTGAGAAACAAAATTCGTGAGGAAGTTGGGAATGCAAGGTTTTGTATTGATGAAGCAAAGGATGTATCGAATAGAGAACAAATGGCGATTATTCTGAGATTTGTGGATATTCACGGATACTTACAAGAACGATTTTTTGAGATTGTGCATGTTGAAGATACTTGTGCTTTAACTCTAAAGAATCAAATGTCACAAGTTCTCACTCGACACAATTTGCACATCAAAGATTTACGAGGTCAAGGATATGATGGTGCCAGCAATATGCGTGGTGCATGGAACGGATTGCAAGCTTTATTTCGCAGTGATT TTGCAGCTGCCGAGAAAGAGATTTCAGTTTGGctattcttttcaaaattgaCTTGCATTGTCAATCTTGTTAGTGCTTCTCCTAAGCGGCATATCGAGTTACGATCTACCCAAGCTTCTGAGATTGAATGTGACATAGCTAGTGGTGAACGTGAGACCGGTAAAGGGGCTAATCAGATTGGTACTTTGCATAGAGCTGGTACCACTCGATGGagctcacattttgactccatTTGTAGTTTGATAGATATGTATGGTGCAACTATTATTGTGCTTCGATCTTTGGTTAAAGAAGGAGCTACAAATAAAATTTGTGGGGAAGCTGGTGGTTGTTTAATGTCAATGAAGTCCTTTGATTTTATATTCATATTGCATCTTATGCACAAGATTATGGGGATTTCGGATATGCTTTGTCGAACTTTGCAGCAAAAATCTTTGGAtattttgaatgcaatgaaTTTGGTCTCAACGACAAAAGAATTACTTCGAACACTGCGAGAAGAAGGTTTTGATCATCTCCTTGGGCATGTGAAATCAATTTGCTTGAAGTTTGATATTGATATACCTGATATGAGCACTCGGTACAAAGAAGCTACAGGATGTTATTGCCAACAGAATGATGATATCACAGTTCAACATCACTATtgcattgacatctttaaagcTACGGTTGATTATATATTGGATGAGTTACGTATTAGATTCAATGAAGAGTCAATGGAACTGCTTATGCTCAGCTCTGCTTTAGATCCTAGGGACAACTTCAAAG AATTGTGTCGTGGGTTAGTAGAAACAAACAAGGCAGGGTCTTATAATTTAATCGACAGGTTGATTCGTCTCATTTTGACTCTTCCTGTTTCCACGGCAACTACAGAACGTGCATTTTCAGCTATGAAATTCATCAAAAGTGATCTTCGTAACAAGATGGAAAATGAGTATTTGAACGATTCATTGGTTGTCTTCATCGAAAGAGAAATCGCAGAAACTATCAATACAGATTCGATAATAGATACCTTTGCTTCTTCAAAGGATAGAAGAGTCCTATTTTCCTAG